A genomic segment from Corylus avellana chromosome ca5, CavTom2PMs-1.0 encodes:
- the LOC132181574 gene encoding protein DETOXIFICATION 40-like — protein sequence MGSSENNILQPLLQTNPPSLSSQSFTTKHRSSGELESVLSDTTLPFLLRLRHASWIELKLLFFLAAPAVVVYMINYLMSMSTQIFSGHLGTLELAAASLGNTGIQVFAYGLMLGMGSAVETLCGQAYGAQKYEMLGIYLQRSTVILTVAGFLLSIIYIFSKPILIFLGQSPEIASAAAVFVYGLIPQIFAYAVNFPIQKFLQAQSIVTPSAYISAATLVIHLLLSWVAVYKIGLGLLGASLVLSFSWWIIVVAQFVYIVVDTLLDVSPACALITAFQYGLHE from the exons ATGGGGTCTTCAGAAAATAACATCCTTCAACCTCTGCTTCAAACAAACCCACCATCTTTGTCGTCCCAATCATTCACCACAAAGCACCGATCAAGCGGCGAGCTTGAGAGCGTATTGTCCGACACTACCCTTCCCTTCTTGCTGCGTCTCCGACACGCTTCATGGATCGAGCTCAAACTCCTTTTCTTCCTCGCTGCTCCGGCGGTTGTCGTTTACATGATCAACTACCTCATGTCCATGTCCACCCAAATCTTTTCCGGCCACCTCGGTACCCTCGAGCTCGCTGCCGCCTCTCTCGGCAACACCGGCATCCAAGTCTTCGCCTACGGCCTCATG TTAGGAATGGGGAGTGCTGTGGAGACTCTATGTGGGCAAGCATATGGAGCACAAAAGTACGAAATGCTAGGAATATATTTGCAAAGATCAACCGTCATCCTAACTGTAGCCGGCTTCCTCCTAAGCATCATATACATCTTCTCCAAGCCCATCCTAATATTTCTCGGCCAGTCGCCGGAAATCGCTTCCGCCGCCGCAGTTTTTGTCTACGGCCTAATCCCTCAAATCTTCGCATATGCAGTAAACTTCCCCATCCAAAAATTTCTACAAGCTCAAAGCATAGTGACTCCTAGTGCATATATATCAGCAGCCACTCTAGTGATACACCTTTTGCTCAGCTGGGTGGCGGTTTACAAGATCGGGCTTGGGTTGTTGGGGGCATCGTTGGTGCTGAGCTTTTCATGGTGGATTATAGTGGTGGCACAGTTTGTGTACATA GTGGTCGATACACTTCTTGATGTTTCACCTGCTTGTGCCCTCATTACTGCTTTTCAATATGGGTTACATGAATGA